TGAAGATGGTTTTCTTGTGAGGCACCACACCAAAACTGAGGGGGGTCGGAAAGTTTATTGGGCCCCTCAAGAAGGAATTATAAGTTGTAGCTGCCATCAGTTCGAGTTCACTGGTATTCTTTGTCGGCATTCTCTTAGAGTTCTTTCAACAGGAAATTGCTTTCAGATCCCAGATGGATATCTTCCTATTCGATGGCGTCGCATAAGCATGCCCTCTTCTAAGCTTCTTCAAAGTGCGCCAAATGATCATGCTGAAAGAGTTAAGTTACTACAAAACATGGTTTCTTCTCTGATGACAGAATCCGCTAAATCTAAGGAACGGTTAGATATTGCAACAGAACATGTTTCTATCCTTCTGTCTCGCTTAAGAGAGCAACCAATTTCTTTGCAAGGTGGTCGAGAGTCCCAGAATTAGCACACCTCACACATACATGATCTTTACCAGAGTCCCATAAGGGCTGCATTTCCAAGTTACATGTTCTGGCAATAATTCCTTCATCCAAAAGGCCAGCAATTGTCTCtacgaaaatgaaaaaaatgaagagaattGGAGATAGTTCCAAAGAGGTAAGCTTACaagttatataaaaaagaatttctGCCCCCAAAATAACAAACCTTGCAAGCATTTGATTTTGAATCTGGTATTGTATGAATTAGTCCCCATCGTGCCAATCTCTGCATATACATAATACCCATAATATTTTCAAGTAAGCAAAACTAATTTTCAATTGCAGAAAGTAAAAACAAGACTAACTAAAATACAGCTAGAGGTACAAACTGTCAGAGCCTAAAAGTTCATTGCTACCAACACTCTTTGCATGGTCTTCCACAAGTCCTCTAttgttgagaaaattttatCAGGTTCCCATCAAATAGTGAGTGGGCCCAGTTGTTTTTGATTCCCACACATAAAATTTAGCCTATTGAAAATGTTGCATAGggttttttcttccatttctccAGCATATACTAAACTGGGAACCATTCGTCAAAGCTAAAAGAGATGCAACAGATGCGATCAAATTTATGGTGGATGGTGATGGAATTTTTAAGTCAATTTGCAACCACTTGCCTTGTTAGAAAGTCCAAGTTTTTCTGAATCTTAATATTGTCAAATCAATTGAGAGCAGCAAATACTAGTCAGAAGATACATCTTGCCAATGCTCAAATGAGCAAATAAATACCATGCAGGATTATATTCTTCCCACCACTTTACCAAAAGTAACAGTTTGGAAGCATTATTCATAGAGAAAGCCAACTAAGGTGAATGGAGTAGCAATAATACAACAAAATTCCTAATTTGTCTGGTATTGTAACTAAAATTGAAACTTGGGGAGTtagaaatacaataaaacatCATGTTTGTATTCAttcgaaaaaaagaaaaaaaaaacatttccaaCTAAATAAGTCCCAGAAATCAAAGAAACCACCCATGAGGACACTCCAGGAACAACCTATTATTGGGTTCTGGCAAGACAAGACCCTGGCAAAGGCAACGGTTAGAATAACAACTGGAGTGATCAGTTCAATCAACTACTACAGAGTTCTTAGAAAGGTTGTAATCAGATGATCCATCTTGTGTATAgcagaaaaaattaaagtagtGACAATGAAGTTTGTGAATAAAGGACACGACGACgagaataaataattatgtctTATGAGTTAAAATACAAGTTGAACTCCACACGACACGTTGataatctaattttcttgaattgaaaaattcaaatgatgtaaaagataatgttttttttattatactgtcttatttaatataattatatatagttttgaaaaataaatgacgCTTAATTTTTCgaaattgaaagaaaagttGTAGTGGTGTTAAAGTTCTATAATATATCTATTCTGTATCATGTTATCCTGTGTTCTTagagtatgattaataataattaatatgtattaaattcataattaattatgatattaaattaattttcaatctaataattaataatataattttatttaaaagataaaaatatttataaatattgtacatttatatttaatattttacttgaaatacactaataaaaagtaaaaagtaattaaataattatattttactattgttaaaaattaaaatataattaaatgtaaaaaatttcaaattaataaaaaaatcaacaaaaaatagtataaaaaatacaaaaaagaaatatttaaaattttattgagttttcttttttttttaccttttaataaatttttattaaacaagttcttttatattaaagaaacactcaatattttaatatctaaagttattaattataaagacataaaattaataatataaagaataaattatttaaatttttaagtgaaacattatatttaaatttacatttttgcAAGTAGATATCTTGGACAttataaagtatatattttatgttgagGAGATTTTGCTTAGAGATTCTAAATGGCATTTTTGTCTATATAAatgtgatatataaatttatactattttaattaatgaatttaattattttaatttttaatgtaaaaatgatgaaattaaatatattaattatatcttaattaGTATCTTGGAATATTGGTTAGCACCCATTAACATtctctttattcttttattatggACAAAGTTAtaggaaaaattaaaataattttgagaaaTAATTTTTCTGGTATTTGTTGTGCTATCAGTACTCACattacttatttttctattgTCCGAGTATGGATTATAAAAGAAAACCTTGTTACAGTATTATACAaaacaatcataaaaaaaatcataaaaaaatgttattttcattttagtgACGAagattagggatggcaatgggGTGGAACGGGACGAGGTTTCACTATCTCATActcatccccgtaaaaaaaatttattctcgTCCCTATACCCAAATTCAACGGGTATCAAAGTTTTATCCTAtcctcatccccaccgggtaacgggtataatctcgtactcatacccgtttctttactacttcaatataaattttaattaatttttataaaataataaaaaattacggtaaaggtaatataatattatcaaatattcaatattaggaggaagATTGTttattcgatatcaaatactttgaaataaattataattgtttacattttagattggaataccaaataaaatttaatgacaagtaaaacatttattaaatttgcaaactgcaaacattaatgaaacctagttgataaaattaaaaaaaaaattaaagaaattaaaaggaaaacaaatattcaaattaaaatatattttaaatgtttgtttacttcatttttttttaaattctaatgaatctctttttttatacactaataaaaataataatacatcacttaataaaaacgcaaataacaaataataaatataataaaaaatttaacatagatattgtatcttttgaactccaatatatgttggatgatgataaaaaaatatttatgacaattacattaaattttgatattgtagtaaataaaagatatttatacaattatagtgaaaaattacagtatgattcatataatgagttagaaaacaaaaaataattagataaaatataaatagtattctacatgatgaaaataaacaacaaataaaaatattaaaaaattaacaaatgtatgtcttataaataatttgagaaactattaaaagaaatcacacaaaggaaaataaatgtatgtttaaggatatgataagatgaaaaatactttaaacatctaaaaacacttttcaaatatcaacatatatactcaatggttgaaaaataattgttttagcaaaacaaaagagttcttcaaatgaaacaaaaattaataaaaataagtaattttttttttatattacctagtaaatgaaaaatttatgctattaaacatttaaattgagagtattaaacatactcatgtgaaaggaaaatatacaataaataaaaatattaaaaagtaatagaaatattcaaatatgagacatacaaattttttaattgacatacatcattttaacataattacataaatattatgataagatgaaaaatatattggaaatgCAAATGAgattcatgacaaaccaaataattagaagaaataaaaaattgaatatatatatatataggattatttaattaattgtaaatattgtaataattaaaatgatgacagagatatggcggggatatgtataTCCCCAtaaccatccccatacccaattgaaaaagtcgagaattctccatccccatacccatacccaatcaatgcggggattcccgtcaaaacgggaacgAGTTCGAACAATACCCACAAGACgattttatttgtcatctctaatgAAGATATTTATTTAGGAAAAgtcacatataatataataatttatctaaatttccttattatatttatttgtttgctatataaatcaaaataaggACTCGAAGATACAGTTCATTAATCAGTAagcttattattatattaaatcatattttaactacatttttttatcaatattaagaattaaactatttaaaatagtttagaGAGcctattattgtttttttatcaatattaagaattaaactatttaaaatagtttagaGAGCctattattgtaatattttaaatatattattttatatcaaagtaagtatattaatttattcaGTTCATTAACTATTtcctttccttttatttttcatttcatttgcgtaatttataaaagttatttgatCTTGATATTCCACTAGATAATCCAAGTGAaacatataatttcttttatagccTACCTGTAATGTTTATGGTTTGTTATCATCACTCAAATTCAGGGtttgtaaatatatttgatGTAGCGTTAAACTTATAATactgtattaatatttattttgttattttattatcttatgtttatattagtatattaatttatatatgtatataccgTGGCAGAGTTTTTTTATGCTTTAGGGGCTTTGGTccaattatcatttattttaaaaaattaatatataaataaagtaaacttttttgttaatttaatgtATTAAGTCCCTTtctagtatatttataaaagaaaattttgccAACCCaactatatataatatcaaatagttttaaattaatttaaatttgtataaataggatcgaaaataaatggattgaattaaaattattaaagaagtAACTAAACCTGGATTATACTATTTCATATGTACATTATtgcttaaaattttaattaattaatgaaagaaagaaagaaaaatattattttatttaattctaaatagAATACTTGATCAAAGAGGGTGCATTGCGGGACAGTAACAAGTGATAACCCATTGAATGAAGTTCAGTCTCAAATATTCGAAGAAAGAGATTCCTAAAACCCTAATCTTCCAAAACCCTACACTCTCTCATGGCGTCGTCGTTAATTCGCCTCCGCCGAACCCTCAGAGCACTCTCCGGCATCACCCAGTCCATCTCCGTCACGCATGCGCCGTCGTTTTCCGCCCCTGTCAGGTGCGCCGTTTCATGGAATTGCCACTCTCCGAAGGGGGTGGTTCAGTCCCGTTCTTTCAGGTCATCTTCAACTTCTCTCCTTTCTGTTAGATCCTCGCAGAGCAACATCCCCGACGAGATTGGTCCCGATACCATTCTCTTCGAGGGCTGCGACTACAACCACTGGCTCTTCGTCATGGACTTCCCCAGAGACAAATTACCCCCTCCCGAAGAAATGGTTCGTGTTTACGAGGAAACTTGTGCCAAGGGCCTCAACATCAGGTTTTTTTCCTATCacaatgtttttattataagcTATAGTCCTCGTCGTCATACTCCTGAAACAGGTTATGTTGCAAACAAATATTGATGACTACGAAATCATGAGTGAAGTTCgttgattaaaaattagaagCCGTGAAATTCTGTGATTTTGAATCCATTTTTAGTTGAGAGCGTGTTGGATACTGTGTTGATCTGTTCGTAGTGGTCTTTACTTAAATGTGTTTGTTTTTAGTGTGGAAGAAGCGAAGAAGAAGATATATGCGTGCAGCACAACAACTTACACAGGCTTTCAGGCAGTCATGACCGAAGAAGAGTCTAAAAAATTTGAAGGTATTTGTTCCCCTTTCCCACTCTCGAATTCCATGATACTGTCGAGAAGATAGAGTTTTATGTTTGATTCCCACTCTCGAATTCCATGATACTGTCGAGAAGATAGAGttttatgtttgatttgttGCATATGAACAGGTCTTCCTGGAGTCATCTTTGTGCTACCAGATTCCTATATTGATCCAGTGAACAAGCAGTACGGGGGTAcgattctttttttcttttcagaagATATCTCGATGCTTAAGAAGTTGATTGCATGTCTTCATTTCTTTTCAGTTTCAGTATTAGCTGTATCATGTGCACTTCAATAGTTTGCTACCCTTTTTGATTGCAAGAATATTTCTGAATGCATGTTTTCGTGGTTGATAAATAGGAGATCAGTACATTAATGGAACTATTATCCCCCGACCTCCACCGGTACAGTATGTGAGAAATCAGGGAAGACGAGACCGGAATAGAAGTCCTGGTCAGTACAACCGACAAGAGAACCCAGTGCCAAGCTCTCAAGGGAATCCCTCTTACAATGGTCAGGAGTCCATGCCAGGGGATGGAAGAAACTATGCGCCTCCACAAAATTATCCACCCCCACAGAACCATGGTCAAGCATCACAGAATTATCCGCCTCGACAGAATTATGGCCAAGCATCACAAAATTATCCACCCCAACAGAACTATGGCCAAGCATCACAAAATTATCCACCCCAACAGAATTATGGCCAAGCATCTCAGAATTATTCACCACAACAGAAATATGGCCAGACATCACCGAACTATCCTCCCCAACAAAATTATGGCCAAGCATCTCAGAATTATCCACCACAACAGAAATATGGCCAGACATCACAAAACTATCCTCCCCAACAAAATTATAGCCAAGCATCACCCAATTTACCCCCCCAACAGAACTATGGTCAGGCATCACCCAACTTTCCATCCCAACAGAACTATAGTCAGGCTTCGCAAAATTATCCACCCCAACAGAACTATGGTCTGGCATCGCAAAATCATCCACCTCAGCAGAACTTCGATCAAGCACCACAGAACTATCCACAATATGCTCAGCAGCAGGGCTTTGGACCTCCAGGAGGACAAGGGGAAAGGAGTTATATGCCACAGCAGAACATTGGACGACCCGGACAAGGAGAAAGAAGAGATCCTGTGCCTAGGCATGGTGCTTCAGATGTCAGGGGTGACACTTTTGTACCGTCATATATGAAGGATTTCAAGCCATCATACATGGATGAATTTGAACAGGCTGAGCGGGGgaattatcctgccaaagaacAGACAGAGTCTCAACAAAGATATCCACCTTCTGGCCCAGACAATTTTACTGGACAGGTATTCTACAGACCCAAACTTGAGTATATTTAACTTTCTGTTTATTGGCCAAATTAGTCAGAATAGAGATAAAAACTGATGCTAATATTtagttcaatattttttcttgcgGGAAACTGTATTCATTGAGGCTACATCTTACGTATTCTTTGCTATTGGAAAAATTATCAACTTTGTCTCGATCAATACAAAAGGtgacttgtttttgtttttttttctttttgcaggGAAGATATTGAGAGTAGTCTGAGACACGTGGGGGGCTTGTATTAAAGTACTAATCACATTCTAAGCTGATTTGCATGTCCTTTCCATTCGGTGGAATATTGATTCATTGAGCTGTTGGTGTGTATCGATTAATTTAGTTCATGCACTGCTGTGACAAAGTTGAATGTGGTATGTAAGTTAGTACCGGCTGCTACCTTGTTTTTTGAACATGGTTGAACTGTGAATTTCACGTGGTACTTTGCTCTTTTACTCCTCTTTCCCTTCTCGTTGTGACTAACGGAACAAAGAATAATTGTGAATTTGCTCTGTATCATGTGGCAAATTGGTCAGTTTCCATGGCCAGCCTAGTGCCATTAGCCCACAGCCA
This portion of the Vigna unguiculata cultivar IT97K-499-35 chromosome 6, ASM411807v1, whole genome shotgun sequence genome encodes:
- the LOC114187069 gene encoding multiple organellar RNA editing factor 1, mitochondrial; amino-acid sequence: MASSLIRLRRTLRALSGITQSISVTHAPSFSAPVRCAVSWNCHSPKGVVQSRSFRSSSTSLLSVRSSQSNIPDEIGPDTILFEGCDYNHWLFVMDFPRDKLPPPEEMVRVYEETCAKGLNISVEEAKKKIYACSTTTYTGFQAVMTEEESKKFEGLPGVIFVLPDSYIDPVNKQYGGDQYINGTIIPRPPPVQYVRNQGRRDRNRSPGQYNRQENPVPSSQGNPSYNGQESMPGDGRNYAPPQNYPPPQNHGQASQNYPPRQNYGQASQNYPPQQNYGQASQNYPPQQNYGQASQNYSPQQKYGQTSPNYPPQQNYGQASQNYPPQQKYGQTSQNYPPQQNYSQASPNLPPQQNYGQASPNFPSQQNYSQASQNYPPQQNYGLASQNHPPQQNFDQAPQNYPQYAQQQGFGPPGGQGERSYMPQQNIGRPGQGERRDPVPRHGASDVRGDTFVPSYMKDFKPSYMDEFEQAERGNYPAKEQTESQQRYPPSGPDNFTGQGRY